GTGCAGTGGTACGGCCTGCTCGCGCCGGCGGCCACGCCCCGCGACGTCGTAGGCATCCTGCATGCCACCGTGGTCAAGGTGCTGCAGGAACCGGCGATCCGCGACCGCTTCCTGCGCGACGGTGCCGAACCGACACCCAGCGCCTCGCCCGAAGAATTCGCGGCGCTGATCAAGGTCGAGCTTGCGCGCTGGATGAAGGTGGTGAAGGAAGCCGGGATCCAGCCGTGACGCACGCCGCGGCCCGGCTCACTGCGCGGTGACGCCCCCGTCCAGCACGAGGGTCTGCCCGGTCATGTAAGCGGCCGCCGGCTGCGCCAGGTAGGCCACCGCGGCAGCCACCTCCTCCGGCAGGCCAAGGCGGCCGAGCGGGATCCGTCCCAGTGCAGACTCGAGGTAGCCCGGCTGCTTGAACGAACCTGCGCGGGCAGCCGTGTCGATGCGCCCTGGCGCGACTGCATTGACGCGGATGCCCAGCGGCGCCCATTCGATGGCGAGCATTCGCGTCATCTGCAGGATGCCGGCCTTCGCGATGCCATACACCGTTCGGTCGGCCATGCCGACGAGCGCATGCGTGGAGGCGATGCTGATGATGCAGCCGGGCCGATGTTCGCGTGCCAGACACGCGCCGAACTTCTGGGTCAGGAAGAAGGTGCCGGTGAGGTTGGTCGCCATCACCGTCTCCCAGGCTTCGGGCGTCACGTCGAGCGCAGGCACCTTGAGCGGGACACCTGCATTGTTCACCAGTACGTCCAGCCGTCCGAAAGCCCCGGCGGCACGCCCGATCGCCGCCTCGAGATCGCCGATCTC
The window above is part of the Rhodocyclaceae bacterium genome. Proteins encoded here:
- a CDS encoding SDR family oxidoreductase codes for the protein MADDERPEAVLRDVPVALVTGAAQGIGAAIAVELARTGHDLVVSSMQPSRLEPVCAAIRAMGRRAVAIALDLREIGDLEAAIGRAAGAFGRLDVLVNNAGVPLKVPALDVTPEAWETVMATNLTGTFFLTQKFGACLAREHRPGCIISIASTHALVGMADRTVYGIAKAGILQMTRMLAIEWAPLGIRVNAVAPGRIDTAARAGSFKQPGYLESALGRIPLGRLGLPEEVAAAVAYLAQPAAAYMTGQTLVLDGGVTAQ